In one window of Candidatus Binatia bacterium DNA:
- a CDS encoding DNA recombination/repair protein RecA, with product MPTLPQFAPAESREELLRAIAKVQRGLVEEPIARLPCGVAAIDTLLQGGWPRGRLSELYGTRSCGKTTLALHLLAAVTGRREIGAWIDAADAVHPLSLVAAGVDLSRVLWVRPRSFPEALRSAEVVLSTKGIALVVLDCGERAARFPSRAAWLRLQRAAARSHAVLLLLAPHSLAGSFAALRLRLQANGGQWVRAGQREFLEGLRAFVVVERNRIGRENQRLGWEVRWPSAVGSAGLGV from the coding sequence AGAGCTGCTTCGGGCAATTGCCAAGGTACAGCGGGGATTGGTGGAGGAACCGATTGCCCGCTTGCCCTGTGGTGTGGCAGCCATCGATACCCTGCTCCAAGGTGGCTGGCCGCGCGGGCGGCTGAGCGAACTTTACGGCACGCGTTCCTGTGGGAAGACCACTTTGGCTTTGCACCTGCTTGCGGCAGTGACGGGCCGGAGAGAAATCGGTGCATGGATCGATGCGGCCGATGCTGTTCATCCGTTGTCGCTCGTGGCTGCGGGGGTGGATTTATCCCGCGTGCTTTGGGTGCGTCCGCGTTCGTTCCCGGAAGCGCTCCGCAGTGCCGAGGTTGTACTTTCTACGAAGGGGATTGCATTAGTGGTTCTCGACTGCGGTGAGCGCGCAGCGCGTTTCCCCAGTCGTGCCGCTTGGCTGCGGTTGCAACGTGCCGCAGCACGGTCGCACGCTGTGTTGTTGCTGCTTGCGCCGCACAGTTTGGCTGGCAGTTTTGCTGCGTTGCGCTTGCGCCTACAAGCCAATGGAGGGCAGTGGGTGCGGGCTGGCCAGAGAGAGTTTTTAGAAGGGCTGCGGGCTTTTGTTGTTGTCGAGCGCAACCGCATCGGGCGTGAAAACCAGCGGCTCGGTTGGGAGGTGCGTTGGCCGTCTGCTGTCGGTAGCGCGGGGCTGGGTGTGTAA
- a CDS encoding DNA polymerase Y family protein translates to MRIACLYVPEFPLAAWLRAEPELRTQAVVVVERLDPRSPLLATSRAAWRWGIGPGMRLSQAQSLCRTLVVRPCSRLLQESARAALMDAASSCSPLVEPAEDGVVYIGLEGLIGHWCRTETQWASQLSARCERLGVPARVAVASTKTAALLAAMRREGVTVLDPAEEATFLAPVPIAALRPSPPLLATLERWGIHTIGQLVQLPLEAVGTRLGPEGIALIRRARGEELQPLQPRPCPMVFEEGMEFDYEIDSLEPLTFVLRALLDRVTARLVARGFACAALQLGMHLSGTGWEDRTVAVAYPNNEVKALLALLRVHLEQQPPQNAIDAVRLRARPEMLRASQLDLFRPPGPPSASLAAMLAQLSALCGSERVGSPTVLATHRLDGDGMVPFGTRGNWQSAAPPPSALPPLALRRFRPPLPVKVFSERERPEFVRGPGFGGRVVSWGGPWRIRTEWWSEATYVRDYYDVQLSDGGLYRLFRDEQRQQWFADGVYD, encoded by the coding sequence GTGCGGATTGCCTGTCTTTATGTTCCCGAATTTCCCTTGGCTGCGTGGCTGCGCGCCGAACCCGAACTGCGCACGCAAGCAGTCGTTGTTGTGGAGCGACTCGATCCGCGCAGCCCCCTGTTAGCAACATCGCGCGCTGCATGGCGCTGGGGCATTGGCCCCGGCATGCGACTCAGCCAAGCACAGAGCCTGTGCCGCACGTTGGTGGTTCGGCCCTGCAGTCGCTTGTTGCAAGAAAGTGCCCGCGCCGCACTGATGGACGCCGCTAGTTCTTGCTCTCCCTTGGTCGAGCCCGCAGAGGACGGCGTGGTGTACATCGGTCTAGAAGGGCTCATTGGCCACTGGTGTCGTACGGAGACCCAATGGGCAAGCCAACTCTCTGCACGTTGCGAACGCCTCGGCGTGCCGGCCCGCGTAGCAGTAGCCAGCACGAAAACGGCAGCCTTGCTGGCTGCGATGCGCCGAGAAGGCGTAACGGTGTTGGACCCAGCGGAAGAAGCCACTTTTCTTGCGCCGGTACCGATTGCGGCTTTGCGCCCGAGCCCACCCTTGCTTGCTACCTTGGAGCGCTGGGGTATCCACACCATCGGCCAACTCGTGCAACTCCCCTTGGAGGCTGTAGGCACGCGCTTGGGGCCGGAGGGGATTGCGCTGATCCGCCGCGCTCGCGGAGAAGAGCTCCAGCCATTGCAACCGCGTCCGTGTCCAATGGTGTTTGAGGAGGGCATGGAGTTCGATTACGAGATCGACTCTCTCGAACCTTTAACCTTCGTGCTGCGAGCGCTGCTCGACCGAGTCACGGCGCGCCTGGTAGCACGTGGGTTTGCCTGTGCAGCCTTGCAACTGGGCATGCATTTGTCGGGCACAGGTTGGGAGGATCGCACAGTTGCCGTGGCATACCCAAACAACGAGGTCAAAGCCCTGCTCGCCTTGTTGCGTGTGCATCTCGAGCAGCAGCCTCCGCAAAATGCCATCGATGCCGTACGGTTGCGGGCGCGCCCCGAGATGCTGCGTGCAAGTCAGCTCGACTTATTTCGCCCGCCAGGCCCACCCTCGGCTAGCCTGGCCGCCATGCTCGCACAACTTTCCGCTTTGTGTGGCAGCGAGCGCGTGGGAAGCCCAACGGTGTTGGCCACGCATCGTCTCGACGGTGACGGCATGGTCCCCTTCGGCACGCGCGGGAACTGGCAGAGCGCCGCGCCTCCCCCGAGCGCACTACCACCACTGGCCTTGCGCCGTTTTCGCCCGCCGCTTCCCGTGAAAGTGTTTTCCGAGCGTGAACGGCCGGAGTTCGTGCGCGGTCCTGGATTCGGTGGTCGCGTAGTGTCCTGGGGTGGCCCGTGGCGCATCCGTACGGAGTGGTGGAGCGAAGCGACGTATGTGCGCGATTACTACGACGTGCAACTGAGCGACGGTGGGCTTTACCGCCTCTTTCGCGATGAGCAACGGCAACAATGGTTTGCGGATGGGGTGTATGACTGA